In Helianthus annuus cultivar XRQ/B chromosome 9, HanXRQr2.0-SUNRISE, whole genome shotgun sequence, the following are encoded in one genomic region:
- the LOC110875472 gene encoding zinc finger MYM-type protein 1-like — protein sequence MDLYRDSDDLKVKSEAKSLVENELEKFEFLLAMVIWYDVLYAVNLVSKNLQSKDMCIDVAIKQLDGLIYYFKKFRDEGFEKAMSTAKELDLKMGIEPSFREKRIIQRNRRFDENADNETLKTPIDSFRTDYFLYIVDQACVSLESRFEQFKEFDNIFGFLFSIKKLKSYNEETLEKKCIDLEKFWKHDNHVDVNGLDLFEELKMLRDIIHVESDTLINILTYIKNSNSFPNAYIAYRIMLTIPVTVASAERSFSKLKLIKNYLRSTMSQERLNGLAIMSIERDFLEELDYDSFIKQFASVKARKINFI from the coding sequence ATGGATTTGTATCGTGATAGTGACGATCTTAAGGTTAAAAGTGAGGCTAAATCTTTagttgaaaatgagttggaaaaatttgaatttttattAGCGATGGTTATTTGGTATGATGTTTTATATGCTGTTAATTTAGTTAGTAAAAATTTACAATCAAAAGACATGTGTATTGACGTTGCTATAAAACAACTAGATGGACTTATCTATTATTTTAAAAAGTTTAGGGATGAAGGATTTGAAAAAGCTATGAGTACGGCTAAGGAACTTGATTTAAAGATGGGCATTGAACCTAGTTTTCGTGAAAAACGTATTATTCAAAGAAATAGAAGATTTGATGAAAATGCTGATAATGAAACTTTGAAAACTCCTATAGACTCTTTTAGAACGGATTACTTTTTATACATAGTAGATCAAGCTTGTGTTTCGCTCGAAAGTAGATTTGAGCAATTCAAAGAGTTTGATAATATTTTTGGCTTTTTGTTTAGTATAAAAAAGTTAAAATCCTATAATGAAGAAACTTTAGAAAAAAAGTGCATTGATCTTGAAAAGTTTTGGAAACATGATAATCATGTTGATGTTAATGGTTTAGATTTATTTGAAGAACTAAAAATGCTAAGAGATATAATACATGTAGAGTCTGACACACTTATTAATATATTAACTTATATTAAAAACTCTAATTCTTTTCCAAATGCATATATTGCTTATAGAATTATGTTAACCATTCCTGTAACCGTTGCTTCAGCAGAACGTAGTTTTTCcaaattaaaactaataaaaaattatttaagATCTACAATGTCACAAGAAAGATTAAACGGTTTAGCTATTATGTCAATTGAAAGAGATTTTTTAGAAGAACTTGATTACGATTCTTTCATCAAACAATTTGCCTCGGTTAAAGCTAGAAAAATCAATTTTATTTAA
- the LOC110874211 gene encoding uncharacterized protein LOC110874211 isoform X2 — protein sequence MLCSYEKKGVSIFEVYSDEKHKFADGVIFALDRWRIGTYVFAVSLSSMFHSLKTINCKNRPSILITIVSLSALGCVTDQRFQQLCQFML from the exons ATGTTGTGTTCGTATGAGAAAAAAGGAGTATCAATTTTTGAAG TTTACAGTGACGAGAAACACAAATTTGCAGATGGAGTAATTTTCGCCCTTGACCGATGGAGAATTGGTACCTACGTCTTCGCCGTGTCGTTATCATCTATGTTTCATAGTTTGAAGACAATAAATTGTAAAAATAG ACCTTCGATTTTGATCACTATTGTTTCCTTATCCGCCCTTGGATGTGTGACTGATCAGCGATTCCAACAACTTTGCCAG TTCATGCTTTAG
- the LOC110874211 gene encoding uncharacterized protein LOC110874211 isoform X1, with protein sequence MLCSYEKKGVSIFEVYSDEKHKFADGVIFALDRWRIGCGSASKGGDVGTRMRAHTLYDCEMYQGTTSTTQFCEPSILITIVSLSALGCVTDQRFQQLCQFML encoded by the exons ATGTTGTGTTCGTATGAGAAAAAAGGAGTATCAATTTTTGAAG TTTACAGTGACGAGAAACACAAATTTGCAGATGGAGTAATTTTCGCCCTTGACCGATGGAGAATTG GTTGTGGTAGTGCGAGCAAGGGTGGTGATGTTGGCACTAGAATGCGAGCACACACTTTATATGATTGTGAGATGTACCAGGGTACCACATCGACCACCCAATTTTGCGA ACCTTCGATTTTGATCACTATTGTTTCCTTATCCGCCCTTGGATGTGTGACTGATCAGCGATTCCAACAACTTTGCCAG TTCATGCTTTAG